The DNA region GAAGATGTGAGCTCCTCTGAGTGGGGAACTGTTTGTGAACGAGCCGCAGAGCCTGAGCGGTGAACCTCAGGTGTTTAGAGCAGCCACTCcatctgaagaagaagaggaagaagaagaagaagaggaagaactCTCGTGGCTCTGTGAAGCGTGAAGGccaaagagggagagagagagagagcaagagagagagagagagagagagggaaagatggACACGTGCGCCTGCGCTTTGGAACTGCTGGGGATGCTGGTGTATATTGGATCATGGCTGTGCGCTTTAGCCACCACCATCCTCCCACAGTGGCTCACCATGTCGACCGCTCTGCTGCCCGTCGAGAGCTACGAGCTGGGCCTGTGGGAGACCTGCGTGGTGCAGGACGTCGGGGGGATGGAGTGCAGAGCATATGACAGTCTGCTGGGCCTCTCCAGTGACCTCAAACTCGCCCGCATGCTCATGTGTGCCTCCCTGGCTGTGGGCATGCTGGGAATGCTGGTGGCCATACCTGGACTCTACCTGGTGAACAGCTGCAGGGAACACGGAGGCTACAGAACCAAGAGGACTTTGACCATCATAGGAGGCGTGCTGGGGATGCTTTCTGGGGTTCTGTGTCTTATTCCTGTTTCCTACATGGCTCATTTAGCCGTGATACATTTCTTTGATGATAAAGTGCCAGATGTGGTGCCTCGGTGGGAGTTTGGTGACGCCTTGTTCTGTGGCTGGGCTGGAGGGTTTCTTCTCATAGTGGCAGGGCTGCTGCTGGTCTCCTCCAGCGTTTGTGCACAGGTGGAGAATACGCCGGCGCTGCAGAGGAGACATCAGCTTATGGGGACAGATGTTTCCTTCAGGAAGCGCTCAGAGTATGTTTAAAGGACAAACTATGAACCCGCTTAAAGACTGACAGCACAACACAATCACCTAGAGCTGCACTTCAATCTGCTCTCAAATCACGATGTAAATATCAAAGACAACATCCTGCATTGTAGTTTCTTTATCACATGTGCAAAAAATGGatcaaatgttttgtaaaaaactgtaaaaagaaaaatagagacCTTGCAGCAAATGTGCCGGTAGACAATATGACAAAATACCTTAAAGAAGCTGATGTGACCAGAAAAATTACTTTTGTATTCCTTATTTTTCAGGATCAATGCcaacaataaagaaaatgtattttttaatcctttaaatTGAACATATTACCTTTTAAAAATGCTGTGATTGTAAATTAGTTTTTAACGCTTAAATCATAGATAAAGTGACAATGAGTCTGTGCCTAGTTATGTGCAGCACATTCAGATGATTTCTATAAAGTATCTTATTGAAATATTGTGAAAggttttctctttgtcttcctGTGTTGTGACTTCTGCAGGAAAATATCAAACCTGGTCGTTtataatttttacatttttgttgataAATGAGAATTTTGTGGCCAGAATATGAAtgaaaaactgaacattttgtcTTTGGTTGAGTCAGAGGTGGAAACATGGCTGCTCTTTTTGCTTTTTCCTTGGAACCTAGAACCTATTTTGGTCTGTATTTGTCCCCGGTGGCTCTGTAAGCAGACAACAagctgagcaggaggaggaggaggagggtcagggagagctgaaaacaggcgTCTTGGTCCGTTGGGTGTGTGTGCGGTGGTGGAAACTCAGCTTGAGACTAATTCCATCAGATTTCCTGGTTGCTCGCTGAGCTAAGCTGTGTTTAATGAATGCTCTAATGGGCAGCGTGTACCATGAAGAATGCTGAGCAGGTTACCCTCGGCGGCTCCCGCTTTGACATAATTACACAAATTTGCCAAGGTCAGAGGGCGTTGGCGCTCTCTGCACTCCATAACTGTCTGTATCATTTACACACACGCAGGTACACTGATGTGAATATGTTGGTGCATGAGAGGAGGATGATTTTATAACCTTTTGCAGGCTTTTTCCTGCGGTCAGCACTACATTGAAGTTAATGAGAGATAATGATGCTGTCACTGCAGCATATGTTTCCTAAAGGGGCTCAGGGAATGACACAGTGTTGGTTTTAAAGAAGTGaacagtgtttgtgtcagagCCAGAGAGCGTGGAGAGTATTGCAAGACGCCCTCCCATCGTCTGACGCCACAAGGGCTGCAGGGAGAGAGGGCCGGTGTCTCCTAGAGTGAGGGCAGAAATCAGCAGGGGAGGACAAGAAAACAATTGCAGAGATGTTCTTTTGGATTACAGTTTGAGTCTGTGGGAGGCAGACAAATACAAGACAAACAGAGGAAATGTCTTCTTCATAGGATGTTGAAAAGaatccaacaacaaacaaacacacctgatcCAAGCGGTTGATAAGCTCACAGTGAATCAAATTGTTCATCATCTTTATAAACTGACTAACTGTAACATGACCCTCTATATGCTGAGAGTTCAGATGAAGATAACTGATTATCATATCTATAATCAGATATGAAAGTCAGTGCAATAAGTTAGGGATTAAAGTTCTGTAGAATCAGTTTTCCACACTCATAACTGATAAACCAAGTTGATAAAGCTCCTTCACCCTCACAACTACCAACTACCAAATCCCTTTGTATGTGTCTTATCTTCAGCCAAGGATGAGGAGAGAGTAAGAGTGAGACAAGTTACAATATaactgtgggggaaaaaaagtcaagtAAAGGGTCTTCATTTAAAATTCACTAATTATTATAACCAGTTAATTATTCTGAAAATGTGACAGCTAAAGTGTCAATTTTGCAGATCACATGGCTGTTTGAAAATGATCCGAgtggtttattattttttatttattttggagaTTATTTTTGGGATAAGAAAGAAGACAGATCAAattctgcattgtctttttTTGGAGTATTTCGTCTTTCTCCTTTCCTTTAATCAAGCTTCTTCTTTAATATTTACCCTTTTTAAAAGCTGATCATATACAGTAGGTCTTTGTGTTATCTGaatctttaaagaaataaacaattGTTCAATCGTTTAAATTAATGTTGTGGAGTAAAAATTACAATATTCCCCTATGAAATGAACGGAAGCCCAGAGGGGACATGCTTCCATAAATTTTGTTTACTCCGTTTTCTTGTGACAACATGTCATTTCTGGTGTTTTTCTCAAGCTCTTTACCTATTTTTCCGGCATCTGGAGAtaacaaagcttgttttttcATGATAGCAGGATACTTTTCTGGttatctagaaaaaaaaaaataggctggTATCTGTGATAGGCCAGACCACACTAATGAGGTTACTTAAACttatttcaatgtttgttttgtgcttttgaaaCTCTTcgtatacaaaataaataagtcaagatAATCGGAAAACACCCTGAAATTACTCTTTATCAGGAAAACTGAATAACTTAGATGTATGGATGCATTCCTGCATCTAGGCATACAAATCAAATTTCTTAAATGGTACTTCAGTTTTGTATTTACTTTCTGTCAGTAATGATGGCACTGAGTATTAACTTCTATTTGATTTTGAGATTTTTAAGATGATTACAGGAACCTCATAAGAAGATACAAATGTATGCATAATTGCACTTTTTCTTGAAGTCTCAGCTTCAGGTCTAGTAGTCTCTTGCTGCAAATCACCTTTggtaaaatatttcaaaattaaTCCATACAtttgaggttttattttgaTCTAACTCCTCCTTTATGGAGCCTCTGTTATCAGTGTTTTACAGAGCAGATGATAGAGTAGATGACTAAGCATGACCGATTAGATAAAACATAAGCAGCTCAGGGTATCATGTCATACAGACTTATCTGTAGAGGGGAGTGAGCAAGAGACAGGTGGGAGGCAAAAGGATGAacagaaaattattttaaaactcTTCCCAAATCTCTTATCTAGAGGaatgttttgaataatattTAGCTATGCTCTATCAAAGTATAATCAGTGGTTCTCATATTACTGATTACTGGCAGAGGCTAACAATCTTGCAGGAGTGCTCAGAGCACGTCTACCTTTCATCCACTTCTGTGACTTGTGTTTTTGACAGAGAGTTGTGTCGGCTGAAGAGGGCCTTTTGTTTCCAGCAGCCAGCCGCCTCCAAAGGGGAGCAACGGGCCACTGGGCCACAAACTGTGCGTCTCtctctgtaagtgtgtgtgtccgcTCAGGCAACAATCACTCTCTACATACTCACATGCCTGCTCTCGTCAGCCTCCTACCCGGGTCACATGAGCAGGGCCCCCAGTCAACCTGACCTGCAGAGatcctccacacatggggcccGTTAGAAGCCCACACCTTGACATGTTTTGTCACCGCCCCCGGCCAGCCTGAGCAGCAATAAAGGTGATCAGTCATTACAGCAACACTTCACTTGCACTATTGAATTACACTGCAGGAGAGATAAGGTTTATTATAACAACAGCAGATATGAATCTGTCCCTGAACTTCGGCACAAATGCATAACAACTAGATTCATGTAATATGAACCTTATAGAATCTGATAGAGTCTGAATGAAATAAAACGTGAAAAATCATCTcacatgtatttaaataaactaTCAATGCAgctagggttgtcatgatatTGAAATTTTAAACATCAATACAATACTTGTAAAAATCAAGcaatattgatacctgtttcaatGCCATGGcagcaaaaaatataaaaccttGGAATCATAaagggtaatttcttgtttttaatgattgaaAGTTGACAGCAAACTCCTGAACACTAAATTGTACTTATCCGATGCCAAAACATTGCCAACATATGTACATTTTAGACAGTGTTTGAAAAgtattgaaatgtatttgacaACCTCATAAGCAGCTAAAAtagcaacattttttaaaaagttgatagCATTATAGCAATTAAGgacataaataatcaaagtgacATAATAATAACTCCCACTATGTTCTCATGTCATTACTGTAATCTGCTGGATCTGTGAAACTCAACTGTTTACCCAACATAATGGTAAGCTAAGTTAGCTAAGCCAGTGAAGTAAGAGCTAACTTTCCTAACAACTTTCCTTCAGAATTTGTTGAAGAGTGAGAAAAATCTGCGTAACAAACTATAAAGAAATGCTAGAAGTCACGACCCAGTCGGCTATTTGGCAAAGTTAGTAACATATAATTAGCAACAAGCTGgttaagaaaataacatttagCAGCTAACCTAAACTGTAAAATAGCTGAAAGAGCCAACCTTACATTGGTTCATTAACAAGACATTAAACAGTAAGATAGGCTACTAGCTAAGTAAGTATGATGCTAGCTTTCTAGCAGGAATATGAGATGGAAAAAGTAAGCTACAAGCTGTGAAACAAAGTGGAGCAGTTagaaacaaaactaaattttttaaagctaaaatgaGCATGCCTAAAGTGGTTCGTCAATAAAATATGAGTAGTAGCCTAAATGCTAACTTTGCTTCATTTGATGGGAACACACAAAGTGCTAGTTAGCAGAGTCGCCATATGGGAGCGAAGTTTGAAGTATTGACTGACTGAGATCCGAAAAGATCCTAAAAGATTCATATTTCTTCAAGTAGtagcagtttttattttcacttcatgGTCACAGTAAGAATTTACAACTTTGGTGCTGGAAAGGGTGATCCATTTGTTTctcacagatttttttgggggtaaaataaaatggtaaatgtTTTCCACCGTATAGGTTTTAATGTTGAACGCTTTAAGTCCTCCACGAAATTAGAAGTCACTTTGTCATGGATCAAAAATATGATTTTGAACTAGTAAATGGTTCCTGACATTAGGTTATTTGTCATGACAATTCCTCGCTGTGAAATGCAGGATTATCTGTGCCCTGGTTGCATCCATTTGGTGCTTCAGACTGCTGTGCCAGGCTGGTTTCTGTCCAGGGCCCGTGTAAGGGATCCTTGTTGTTCCTGGGAACCTCTGAGCTCAGGGTCTGCCAGGCGTAGCGgtagcagagaaaaagaagccCACTTATAAGCATCATTATGGAGGCCATGATGCCCACTCCAATGGCCGAGCCGACCTGCTGCTTTACAGGGGCAGCAGGGAGGTTAAACTCAGGAGGAAAGTCTATAGTCCTGTTGTTCAGCACAGAGGTCATGTTCCAAACCAGCGGCACCAGACACAGCCCCGCTGTCAGCACATACAGTGTCCCTGCcaacaaaaaaagcagtctTATGTTGCTACGGTCCTCCAAAGAGAAGTAAGCGACTCTCAAAGCCATAGCAGCGCTGATGTTTCCTGCCAAGCCGCAGATCATCCCAAGCACCATCAGAACCTGAGCCACAGGGATCTCTGTGGGGATGAAGGGGTCCGAGATGCTGATGCTCTGACAGGTCTCCATGCTGGAGAAATAATGACTGAAGAAACACGCCTTCCAGATTCCCACCCATGCCACCCCCGAGGAGATGACGGACACATTCTCCACGTGCCACAGACGCCACTCGTTGATGCCAGTGGTGGTCATGATGAGGATCCAGGCTAAAACCCCGCCAATCAGGCCCAGGAACTGCCAGTGGGCCGTGTGGGACATGTAAATCATCCTGCTTGTGTGACGCTAACACTCAGAGAGACTGAATGATGACTCCAGTCTGACATCCATCACAGctgctgaaaacacaaagacacacaactgTGGTCAAAGTCTTAAGCACAGCCTTTCCCAGAAGTGGGTCCAATCGATTCATCTGGTATTTTTTATCTAATGAAATTTgctaaatgtaaataaactgcTACATAAAACATGAGAGGAGGAAAACTGTCTACTGACTCAAACTAATGTTTGTGACTCTAACCAAGGATATTCTGCGATTTACCCTAGAAGGACCCTTTAAACCAGGACTTTCCACAAATATATGGGGTAGTAAGACATTGAGAAAAGTAGCCGGCTAGGAGGGTCCCAGTTATGCCCTCGAAGACAAAGATTTTGTCAGAAAAATTCCAGACCTGGTGGTGGCTTTTGGCTTCAGTAGCAATTGCTGCCCTTAGCTCTTTGAAAAAATGCCATATGGTACcagcaggggtgtgtccagactttaTTGACTAGGGTGGCCCACCTGGGGCTCTGACATAAGGAGGGGTGGCATTACGTTTGTGGGTATATTACATAATGAATtcaattttttccccctttctaTCCCCACTAATGATATGTACATGTAAGTTACACAGTTTGGCAAAACATAAATCGTCTTTGTTTGATTCTTTAGtgacttaaaaaagaaagatgtttatgcaaagtcacaatttaaagtatttagtAAAAATATATGCAAACTCTTGCACACTGTTTAACTTACAAAAACACCTCTGGACACATCCCTGGGTACCAGAAAATTATTAAATTTCACACTGTAGTGTGTTTACTCATTCAATTTAAGAGagtttgtgatttattttcaagGATGATTTCCCCCCACTCTGTTCCCACCTAGTCTGTAAacagattttcatttttaaaacaatgtcttGAAAAAAGGGTTTGGCACAGACTGGCATCTTTCTAACTTGAAGCAGTGGTGGGTATTCTTAAATTTTACAAGAAAAAAGACTTGTGCATTGTAATTTAaaactatatttatatatcataatcaacaaaagaaaaagcagcaggCTGCATTTTATTCCCGACTGCCAgcacttaaagaaatgattattgttgaggttttgagataaccTCCTCAGACATTTTGTGTGCAAACTCATACAAAGgatttaaagatgaaataaaGACAATATTTTCTTTGAGTCAGTTATCCACTGACTTGAATACCACGTTGTCTTCATTGGGACTACGTTCTCTTAAAGGAGTGAAAATGATTCTGTGAGGTTTGTTTAGCAGGTAGAGAAAATGAGAACACAGCGTTAGACGTCATTCCTTTAAGAGTCCCTATGCAAACATTTTGGTCAGTCCcctgcagcaaaagaaaaacatgcaaatgttGAACTATATAAAGCTACATGAGCTGCGTTTACAGGATGTCAGTTAGGTTAAACAACCAGAGGAACTACACTACACTGTGACAATAGGCCTTCTTTACAAACCGGGAAGTCATTATTTGCTGTAAACGTTAAACTTTACTCGTCCAAAGTTAATACAAAATGTAGAATCAATCAGATAAATAAACCATTATGTCACAAAGTGTTCCTGGACCGTTTGGGGACACCTGGAGGGTTTGGGATCCTAGGACCTTTCCTCCTTTATCCagaatgtaattatttttagctttaaagAGGGGGGTTATGCCTAAGAGAGGACTCTGGTCTGGTCTGATATGGTTTTGTACAGTTTTGCTACCACTCTGCTCTACACTATAAAAagtatattatatttatttatgttgtcaTGTATCTGTATGTAAAAGTACAATGAAATAAACTGAGTTGATCATGAACAGCTGCAATATGCGAAGGTTTATGAGGCATTCTGTGGTTTATAAACACTAAACTACACATGGAGTCAGATTCTCATAACATGCATCGTCATGACTGTGAACATGACTGAAGAATCAAACATCTGCTGCCAACATAGTGTTTGTGTGATCCCTCATGATAACTGCAATAACTCTGCTTATCTGCACAAGATCTACATGTAGGACATAGTATCATACATTAAAATGCCCATGGCAATGTCCCATAATCACAAAATTCTGTTGCCAAAAACTAGTTACAATCCCGTTTGATCCAGACTTGTCTTTTGAGAAAGTAACACATTTGAAATTTGACCAAGGGTCTGGgaaatgaatgtatttaaatcttgttttatattttaagaaaGTAAATTGCTTGTCCTATAAACTTATCCTTAACGGTGGCCTGGGAGGACAAATGCACACATATTTCATGTTTGCTAAAAACGTTCCACCAGATCCAAGAACACTTCATTAAACGCAAAAATATTTCATACATCGTGaattcattttgaaagaaaactatttcatgaaatatttattacTTCATCCTCACTGCCTACTTCCTTGTACTTCAATCACACTCATGTtcctccatctcttcctccctcattGACGGGATTTCCGTCCTATCACTTACTAGAGGAATGGTCCGACTCTTTCCCGTTTCTCAAATGTATTTCCCCAGAACttgaaggtttgtttttttttagcagtaagtaaaaatgtttttaatgtttcatgaaatctttttttttttcattgagtGAAATATTTGTGCAGTcaaccttcagggccaccgtacagTCCTCTACCTCTTAATACTAAAATGGATAACAAAGATAACTAACTTAGTGAGTGTTGATTTTTCAGGCTCTTACAGCTTTGTATTCAGTACAGAGAAACATGACTATATCTCCTTCTATCAGGGCTGATATGAAGGTCCAGATACAGGCTGAGGTGTGTTGCTAACAGGTTTTTCATTACGTATGTTACATTACATCCTCATTTATGTCTCATGAGTATTACGTCATTAAGTTATAGTGGTAATAATTTTTAGAAAAACTAAAAATCCTCCCACAGATTTGCAAAGCTGTCATTTCTAGAAGAAAACGTTAAGTAACTATCATGCAACAATCTTATGGATGAGACTAAATATACCTGCAACACACAGCTTTATGGCTTTCTTTTAACATCTGCTCCAGGAGAGATCAGTTCAAACGGTAAGATAACAGAAATAGTTTTAAAACATAATATTGAAAGATGAATAATGTTCAGAACTAAAATAAATCTTCTTTAGGTTACAGTTCAATGTCAGGTAGTTTGTTGTCCAATTCCTGTAGTTAATAATTATCCTCATAATTCTTTTATGcagtcaaataaaacaaacctttGTTTCcgtaaaagttgttttgtttaactCACCTCGATGTGTCTCCGATGTTGTATTCTCAATAAGGTGATGTTTTCATCACGGGGTAATCTGAGCGACGGTTCACATGTTGCTGCTGACATGTGAGACACAGTCGTACAGCAACACCTGACTGTTAAAGATCTGGTCATGTCAAAGTCTTTAGCTTCCACATTATCAGCAGAGAGGAGGGTGTGGTGAGGTTAATGAATGACAGCGAAGAAGGAAATCAGTCACACGCTCCTGTGTGGTTCCAGCAGACTCTTTATTTGATATAAAGGAGCACAGCTGATAAAGTGTTAAAGAGTCAGGCTGTAGCAGTGCATGAAGCGTGTGAAGCTAATGTGCAGAACAAACATCCTCTAATTAAGACTGACTTTATCCGTACAGTCTGAAATTCAGACATTTCATAGACTGAATCTGGTCAACGTTTGCAACCTTTTCTCTCCATATGTGGTTACAAGATAAACCTGAACATTTTTTTAGTGACAGAATTGAACTAAAAGTCAAGTAACAGCTGTGATACTATGCATTCAACATCAGCAccgtgaaaacaaaacacagtgaAGTTATAAgacaaaatacagaaacacttGGTCAACTCATACGTGGCAAAAACATCAAtctaaaaaagtttttttttttttatttctggctGTGAATGAAACGTGGACAGTGTTGGCAGTGACTCCACAGGCACTTCAAACGTGGATCTCACTTGAGTGAAAGTCTGAAAGGTGAAGTGGTGCTGTTCTTGTGTTTGGTGAAGTTGAACAAGTGCTCCTTTAAACGACCAGTTTCTCCCCACAGGTACATTCACCAACTTATTCATCATCCGTTTATCATGAAAGAACACTCTTCTTCAGTGAGGAAAGCAAGGGCACAAAAATCTTAGTAAAAAGGCCACTATAAATGTTACCAAAAAACACTTGTGTTTATTGAAATATTTCGGCCAGATTTTGATGAAGAAGATGTGAAATTATTTAAACATGATAAATACTCCTATTTGCTCACACGTCAGGTAGCACGGCTGCTCAAATCAGATGAAGATAAAATACTGTCCCCCTCCTGCGCAGATTCAAAAGGCTACAAtaaattactaaaaaaaacaaaaaataaaaacaaagcaaaaatgGCGTGATAGAAATGAGATACAGTGGTCGGGTGAGCCCAGGAGAAGCAGCATCTTTCACAGGGAGTTTGTTTAGATGCTTGAAATCCACGTGTTGTTATGGCAGAAGATGTGAAGAagtaaaatgtcagaaattgCAACAGGCTGTTTGCCTCTGCAGattctctgtctccctctgctggacgCAGGGCTCATCTGCATCTTGGAGCAACAAAACCTGTCTTCATGATCAGACTTTGGGCTCTGTTC from Labrus bergylta chromosome 6, fLabBer1.1, whole genome shotgun sequence includes:
- the LOC109983154 gene encoding putative claudin-24: MDTCACALELLGMLVYIGSWLCALATTILPQWLTMSTALLPVESYELGLWETCVVQDVGGMECRAYDSLLGLSSDLKLARMLMCASLAVGMLGMLVAIPGLYLVNSCREHGGYRTKRTLTIIGGVLGMLSGVLCLIPVSYMAHLAVIHFFDDKVPDVVPRWEFGDALFCGWAGGFLLIVAGLLLVSSSVCAQVENTPALQRRHQLMGTDVSFRKRSEYV
- the cldn34a gene encoding claudin-34, translated to MIYMSHTAHWQFLGLIGGVLAWILIMTTTGINEWRLWHVENVSVISSGVAWVGIWKACFFSHYFSSMETCQSISISDPFIPTEIPVAQVLMVLGMICGLAGNISAAMALRVAYFSLEDRSNIRLLFLLAGTLYVLTAGLCLVPLVWNMTSVLNNRTIDFPPEFNLPAAPVKQQVGSAIGVGIMASIMMLISGLLFLCYRYAWQTLSSEVPRNNKDPLHGPWTETSLAQQSEAPNGCNQGTDNPAFHSEELS